A genomic region of Trifolium pratense cultivar HEN17-A07 linkage group LG3, ARS_RC_1.1, whole genome shotgun sequence contains the following coding sequences:
- the LOC123918513 gene encoding protein SOSEKI 5, whose product MSSSFRGRTATSREISPERTKVWTEPKPKTPRKVSVVYYLSRNGHLEHPHFMEVPLSDPHGLYLKDVIIRLNLLRGKAMATMYSWSSKRSYKNGFVWHDLSENDFIYPTQGQDYVLKGSEILDHVTTVQTPPEEESDSPVVITRRRNQSWSSIDLNEYRVYKSESLGDSVGNVATNASTQTEDKRRRRRVVKENEEEEKEKNEIENDEIQSTELSREEISPPPSDSSPETLGTLMKVDGRLGLRSSVPVKENPTVESCPSGRMRASSVLLQLLSCGAVSFKESSGSGASSGEDQRFSLVGHYKSRLPRGGGNHVGKEVGTLVEIPDLNRVRLEDKEYFSGSLIETKKVEAPAFKRSSSYNADSGSRMQIMEHEGDMVRAKCIPRKSKTLPTKKEEGTSSSMDNVSRSQHGSKRFEGQHGSL is encoded by the exons ATGTCTTCCAGTTTCAGAGGAAGAACAGCCACTTCCAGAGAAATCAGTCCAGAAAGAACCAAAGTTTGGACCGAACCAAAACCCAAAACTCCCAGAAAAGTTTCCGTCGTTTACTATCTCTCCCGTAACGGCCACCTCGAACACCCTCATTTCATGGAAGTCCCTCTCTCCGATCCTCACGGTCTCTACCTCAAAG ATGTAATCATTCGCTTGAACCTTCTCCGTGGGAAAGCCATGGCTACTATGTACTCATGGTCCTCTAAACG GAGTTACAAAAACGGTTTCGTTTGGCATGATTTATCTGAGAATGATTTCATCTACCCAACGCAAGGGCAAGATTACGTTCTCAAAGGATCTGAGATTCTCGATCACGTAACCACCGTACAAACACCGCCGGAAGAAGAATCTGATTCTCCGGTGGTGATTACGAGGCGGCGTAATCAGTCGTGGAGTTCGATTGACTTAAACGAGTACCGAGTTTATAAGTCTGAGTCGTTAGGTGACTCGGTTGGAAATGTCGCCACTAACGCGTCGACTCAGACGGAGGATAAACGGAGACGGAGGAGAGTTGTGAaggaaaatgaagaagaagagaaagagaagaatgaaattgaaaacgatGAAATTCAGAGTACGGAACTGAGTAGGGAAGAGATCTCGCCTCCACCGTCGGATTCAAGTCCAGAAACATTGGGAACATTGATGAAAGTAGATGGACGGCTGGGATTAAGATCTTCGGTTCCTGTTAAGGAGAATCCGACGGTTGAGAGTTGTCCAAGTGGAAGGATGAGAGCTTCATCGGTACTCTTGCAATTGTTATCGTGCGGTGCGGTGTCTTTCAAGGAGAGTAGTGGAAGTGGGGCTAGTTCAGGTGAAGATCAACGGTTCTCGTTGGTTGGGCACTATAAGTCTAGGTTGCCCCGCGGAGGAGGGAATCATGTGGGAAAAGAAGTGGGGACATTGGTGGAAATTCCTGATTTGAATAGGGTAAGATTGGAAGATAAAGAGTATTTTAGTGGAAGCTTGATTGAAACCAAAAAAGTTGAAGCTCCTGCATTCAAAAGGTCCTCTTCGTACAATGCAGATAG CGGTTCCCGGATGCAAATCATGGAACATGAAGGCGATATGGTGCGGGCAAAATGCATACCAAGGAAGTCGAAGACACTACCAACAAAGAAAGAAGAGGGTACTTCCAGTAGCATGGACAATGTTAGCCGTAGTCAACATGGAAGCAAAAGATTTGAGGGACAGCATGGAAGTTTGTAG